In Canis lupus familiaris isolate Mischka breed German Shepherd chromosome 23, alternate assembly UU_Cfam_GSD_1.0, whole genome shotgun sequence, the following are encoded in one genomic region:
- the METTL6 gene encoding tRNA N(3)-methylcytidine methyltransferase METTL6 isoform X3 has protein sequence MASLQRKGLQARILSSEEEEKLKRDQALVSDFKQQKLEKEAQKNWDLFYKRNSTNFFKDRHWTTREFEDLRSCREFEDQKLTILEAGCGVGNCLFPLLEDQNIFAYACDFSPRAVEYVKQNPLYDSERCKVFQCDLTKDDLLEHVPPESVDVVMLIFVLSAVHPDKMHLVLQNIYQNSWLGSLRTQVTKKW, from the exons ATGGCTTCTTTGCAAAGAAAAGGGCTGCAGGCAAGGATTCTCAGCTctgaagaagaggagaaattGAAAAGAGATCAAGCTTTGGTGTCCGATTTTAAGCAGCAGAAACTGGAAAAAGAGGCTCAGAAGAACTGGGAccttttttacaaaagaaatagtACTAACTTCTTCAAAGATAGACACTGGACCACCCGAGAGTTTGAGGATCTCAGATCCTGTAGAGAG TTTGAAGATCAAAAATTGACTATACTTGAAGCTGGCTGCGGTGTTGGGAACTGTTTATTCCCACTTTTGGAAGATCAGAATATCTTTGCTTATGCCTGTGATTTTTCTCCAAGAGCAGTTGAATATGTCAAG caAAATCCTTTATATGACTCAGAAAGATGCAAGGTGTTCCAGTGTGATCTAACCAAAGATGACCTTCTGGAACATGTGCCCCCAGAATCTGTGGATGTTGTCATGTTGATATTTGTACTCTCTGCTGTTCACCCTGATAAGATGCACCTTGTCTTACAAAATATTTACCAG